The following coding sequences are from one Arthrobacter sp. PvP023 window:
- a CDS encoding MoaD/ThiS family protein — protein sequence MNVRYFAAARAAAGVDEEKFELTDGATLEELLSAVLDADRPVPPAGTPPLARLLSRSSFLLNEVAVRDRSVVLGPDDVVDVLPPFAGG from the coding sequence TTGAACGTACGTTATTTCGCTGCCGCGCGCGCTGCGGCAGGGGTGGACGAGGAAAAGTTCGAACTGACCGACGGCGCCACCCTGGAGGAACTGTTGAGCGCCGTGCTCGACGCCGACCGCCCGGTGCCGCCCGCCGGTACCCCGCCGCTCGCGCGGCTTCTTTCGCGCAGCAGTTTCCTGCTCAATGAAGTGGCCGTGCGCGACCGATCAGTGGTCCTGGGGCCGGATGACGTAGTGGACGTGCTGCCGCCGTTTGCCGGCGGTTAG
- a CDS encoding polyribonucleotide nucleotidyltransferase → MEGPEIQFSEAVIDNGRFGKRVIRFETGRLAKQAAGAAMVYIDEDTALLSATTAGKHPREGFDFFPLTVDVEERMYAAGRIPGSFFRREGRPSTEAILACRLMDRPLRPAFIKGLRNEVQIVVTVLAINPDELYDVVAINASSMSTQLSGLPFSGPIGGVRVALVADEHGSQWVAFPKHSQLENSVFNMVVAGRVAGDDVAIMMVEAEATDNSWNLIKEQGATAPTEEVVSEGLEAAKPFIKALCDAQADLAARAAKPTVEFPVFLDYEDDAYAAVEAAAAEKLAAVFQIADKQERDTASDQLKDDVTSSLASQFEGREKELSAAFRSVTKHVVRQRILKDQIRIDGRGLTDIRQLTAEVEVLPRVHGSAIFERGETQIMGVTTLNMLKMEQQIDSLSPVTRKRYMHNYNFPPYSTGETGRVGSPKRREIGHGALAERALVPVLPSREEFPYAIRQVSEALSSNGSTSMGSVCASTLSMLNAGVPLKAAVAGIAMGLVSDQVDGQTRYAALTDILGAEDAFGDMDFKVAGTSEFVTAIQLDTKLDGIPASVLAAALKQAREARLHILEVINSAIDTPDELSEFAPRVIAVKIPVDKIGEVIGPKGKMINQIQEDTGADISIEDDGTVYIGATNGPSADAARSAINAIANPQVPEIGERYLGTVVKTTTFGAFISLTPGKDGLLHISELRKIAGGKRVDNVEDVVSVGQKIQVEITKIDDRGKLSLSPVIAEEEGAESAEVAEAAAE, encoded by the coding sequence TTGGAGGGTCCCGAAATCCAGTTCTCAGAAGCCGTCATTGACAATGGCCGCTTCGGCAAGCGTGTAATCCGCTTCGAAACCGGCCGCCTTGCCAAGCAGGCAGCCGGCGCAGCCATGGTGTACATCGACGAAGACACCGCGCTGCTGTCCGCAACCACTGCCGGCAAGCACCCGCGTGAAGGCTTTGACTTCTTCCCGCTGACCGTTGACGTCGAAGAGCGTATGTACGCCGCCGGCCGCATCCCGGGCTCGTTCTTCCGCCGCGAAGGACGCCCGTCCACCGAAGCCATCCTGGCTTGCCGCCTCATGGACCGCCCGCTGCGTCCGGCCTTCATCAAGGGCCTGCGCAACGAGGTCCAGATCGTCGTCACCGTCCTGGCGATCAACCCGGACGAGCTTTACGACGTCGTGGCCATCAACGCCTCCTCGATGTCCACCCAGCTCTCCGGCCTGCCGTTCTCCGGCCCGATCGGCGGCGTCCGCGTTGCCCTCGTTGCCGACGAGCACGGTTCGCAGTGGGTTGCGTTCCCGAAGCACTCCCAGCTCGAGAACTCCGTGTTCAACATGGTCGTTGCCGGCCGCGTTGCCGGTGACGACGTCGCCATCATGATGGTTGAAGCCGAAGCTACGGACAACTCCTGGAACCTCATCAAGGAACAGGGCGCCACCGCCCCCACCGAAGAGGTTGTTTCCGAGGGCCTCGAAGCCGCCAAGCCGTTCATCAAGGCACTGTGCGACGCCCAGGCAGACCTTGCCGCCCGCGCCGCCAAGCCGACCGTAGAGTTCCCGGTCTTCCTCGACTACGAAGACGACGCCTACGCCGCCGTTGAAGCCGCTGCCGCCGAGAAGCTGGCTGCTGTCTTCCAGATTGCTGACAAGCAGGAGCGCGACACCGCTTCGGACCAGCTCAAGGACGACGTCACTTCTTCGCTCGCCAGCCAGTTCGAGGGACGCGAAAAGGAGCTGTCCGCAGCTTTCCGCTCGGTGACCAAGCACGTTGTGCGCCAGCGCATCCTGAAGGACCAGATCCGCATCGACGGCCGTGGCCTGACGGACATCCGCCAGCTCACCGCCGAGGTCGAGGTCCTGCCCCGCGTTCACGGTTCGGCCATCTTCGAACGCGGCGAGACCCAGATCATGGGTGTCACCACGCTGAACATGCTGAAGATGGAACAGCAGATCGACTCGCTGTCGCCCGTAACGCGCAAGCGCTACATGCACAACTACAACTTCCCGCCGTACTCCACCGGTGAAACCGGCCGCGTGGGCTCGCCCAAGCGCCGCGAAATCGGTCACGGCGCCCTGGCCGAGCGGGCACTCGTGCCCGTCCTGCCGTCCCGCGAGGAATTCCCCTACGCCATCCGCCAGGTGTCTGAGGCCCTCAGCTCCAACGGTTCGACGTCGATGGGTTCCGTCTGCGCCTCCACGCTGTCGATGCTCAACGCAGGCGTGCCGCTGAAGGCGGCCGTTGCAGGTATCGCCATGGGCCTGGTGTCCGACCAGGTTGACGGCCAGACCCGCTACGCGGCACTGACCGATATCCTCGGCGCCGAAGATGCCTTCGGCGACATGGACTTCAAGGTCGCCGGAACTTCCGAGTTCGTCACGGCCATCCAGCTGGACACCAAGCTCGACGGCATCCCGGCCTCGGTCCTGGCCGCCGCTCTGAAGCAGGCCCGCGAAGCACGCCTGCACATCCTCGAGGTCATCAACTCCGCGATCGACACCCCGGACGAACTCTCCGAGTTCGCTCCGCGCGTCATCGCGGTCAAGATCCCCGTGGACAAGATCGGCGAGGTCATCGGGCCCAAGGGCAAGATGATCAACCAGATCCAGGAAGACACCGGCGCGGACATCTCCATCGAGGACGACGGCACCGTTTACATCGGCGCCACCAACGGCCCGTCCGCCGATGCCGCACGCTCCGCGATCAACGCCATCGCCAACCCGCAGGTTCCGGAAATCGGAGAGCGCTACCTGGGTACGGTCGTCAAGACCACCACCTTCGGCGCCTTCATTTCCCTCACCCCGGGCAAGGACGGCCTGCTGCACATCTCCGAGCTGCGCAAGATCGCCGGCGGCAAGCGCGTTGACAACGTCGAGGACGTCGTCTCCGTGGGCCAGAAGATCCAGGTCGAGATCACCAAGATCGACGACCGCGGAAAGCTGTCCCTCTCCCCGGTCATCGCCGAGGAAGAAGGCGCTGAAAGCGCCGAGGTCGCCGAGGCAGCCGCAGAGTAG
- a CDS encoding response regulator transcription factor codes for MNKSQPAPAQATVGNRRILLVEDEQTIAGVVRDYLVQAGFQVDLAGDGFTALRLAADRHPDLVLLDRMLPGLDGVEVCRRLRQTTSVPVIMLTALGTEDDRILGLEVGADDYITKPFSPRELVLRVRSVLRRSVQEFSPDPAVEVAGFELNPAARTVTHHGTPLALTIREFDLLAFLLRRPNQVFSREELIKAVWGWDFGDLSTVTVHVRRLREKIEADPTRPALLKTVWGVGYRLDTPDGASGANS; via the coding sequence GTGAACAAGTCCCAGCCGGCACCGGCCCAGGCCACAGTCGGAAACCGGCGAATACTCCTCGTCGAAGACGAACAGACCATCGCCGGCGTGGTCCGTGACTACCTTGTGCAGGCGGGCTTCCAGGTGGACCTCGCCGGGGACGGGTTCACGGCCCTGCGCCTCGCCGCGGACCGGCACCCCGACCTTGTTCTGCTGGACCGCATGCTGCCCGGCCTGGACGGCGTGGAAGTGTGCCGCAGGCTCCGCCAGACGACGAGCGTCCCCGTCATCATGCTGACGGCCCTGGGGACGGAGGATGACAGGATCCTGGGGCTGGAGGTCGGCGCGGACGATTACATCACCAAGCCTTTCTCGCCCCGCGAACTGGTGCTCCGGGTGCGCTCTGTCCTGCGCCGCAGCGTGCAGGAATTCAGCCCCGATCCTGCTGTCGAGGTTGCCGGGTTTGAGCTCAACCCTGCCGCCCGGACCGTGACGCATCACGGAACACCGCTCGCGCTGACCATCCGGGAGTTCGACCTGCTGGCTTTCCTGCTGCGCCGCCCCAACCAGGTGTTCAGCCGGGAGGAACTCATCAAGGCCGTGTGGGGCTGGGACTTCGGGGACCTCTCCACGGTCACCGTTCACGTCCGCCGGTTGCGCGAAAAGATCGAGGCGGATCCCACCCGGCCCGCCCTCCTGAAGACGGTGTGGGGCGTGGGCTACCGGCTGGACACTCCGGACGGAGCCTCCGGTGCAAACAGCTGA
- a CDS encoding LuxR family transcriptional regulator, whose protein sequence is MTTHWAASRSLERIGDLCGSPLEDHDLRAALLAEIGGIVPFSSFVWPLTDPETCTGISPMARIPCPQELPALIRLKYMTAPGRWTALIDNVPPAVTLRTATGGDPARSPLWNGVLRRYGVVDVLSTVFADRYGCWGWLDLWRSADDGLFTDLEAKHLAAVAPVIAAGLRRSRAARMRLDAKPRRDVPPAAGLPQQAVLTLDSELEVTSRSASAADWLCLLQPGPRPFEAVPAEVFNVAAQLLAREAGVDSHPASARVSIGSGRWAVLRSFRLDPRENGAAKLAVTIQECPAGERLDVFARCFGLTRRQRSLLELAAGGLDTAALAAALRISPYTVQDQFKLVFAACGVRSRNSLLALALGTERGGPS, encoded by the coding sequence ATGACCACGCACTGGGCGGCGAGCCGAAGCCTGGAAAGGATCGGTGACCTCTGCGGTTCGCCGCTGGAGGACCATGACTTGCGCGCAGCCCTGTTAGCGGAGATTGGCGGCATTGTTCCGTTCAGTTCGTTTGTGTGGCCCCTGACCGACCCCGAAACGTGCACCGGAATTTCACCGATGGCCCGGATTCCCTGCCCGCAGGAACTGCCGGCTCTGATCAGGTTGAAGTACATGACGGCTCCCGGCCGGTGGACGGCGCTCATCGACAACGTGCCGCCCGCGGTGACGCTGCGGACGGCAACCGGGGGAGACCCTGCCCGGAGCCCGCTCTGGAACGGCGTCCTCCGGCGGTACGGGGTGGTGGATGTCCTGTCCACGGTGTTCGCGGACAGATACGGCTGCTGGGGCTGGCTTGATCTGTGGCGGAGCGCAGATGACGGGCTATTTACGGACCTCGAAGCGAAGCACCTGGCGGCTGTGGCGCCCGTCATCGCGGCTGGCCTGCGGCGAAGCAGGGCAGCCAGGATGAGGCTCGATGCGAAGCCGCGCCGCGACGTGCCGCCCGCGGCGGGGCTGCCCCAACAGGCGGTGCTGACGCTGGACTCGGAGCTGGAAGTAACGAGCCGGAGCGCCTCGGCGGCCGACTGGCTTTGCCTGCTGCAGCCGGGGCCCCGGCCGTTCGAGGCCGTCCCGGCCGAGGTCTTCAACGTGGCCGCGCAACTCCTGGCACGGGAGGCCGGAGTGGATTCCCACCCGGCGTCCGCCCGGGTAAGCATCGGCAGCGGCCGGTGGGCAGTGCTCAGGTCATTCCGGCTGGACCCGCGGGAGAACGGGGCAGCGAAGCTGGCAGTGACCATTCAGGAATGCCCGGCGGGGGAACGGCTTGACGTGTTCGCCCGGTGCTTCGGCCTGACGCGGAGGCAGCGCAGCCTGCTGGAACTCGCCGCGGGCGGACTGGACACCGCGGCGCTGGCGGCGGCACTTCGGATCAGCCCCTACACGGTGCAGGACCAGTTCAAACTGGTCTTTGCTGCCTGCGGTGTGAGGAGCAGGAATTCACTGCTGGCCTTGGCCCTCGGCACGGAACGGGGCGGCCCGTCGTAA
- a CDS encoding DUF1579 family protein produces the protein MDRPHPGTVHKELEDFLGHWTGTTHIEATPRRPARTAAAEVTFTKAAGGYAVLQSYRHTEAEGIRFERHGMFTMDPDHADTVWYHVDSVGLPREAPIRCSLHGGVLTVERRNGRDTSRHIFRVDDGVLTHTSEVRLADAAAFAPFMTSVCRRT, from the coding sequence ATGGACCGTCCGCACCCGGGCACTGTGCACAAAGAGCTGGAGGATTTCCTCGGGCACTGGACGGGGACGACCCACATTGAGGCCACACCCCGGCGGCCTGCCAGGACTGCGGCGGCGGAGGTGACCTTCACCAAGGCCGCCGGCGGGTACGCGGTGCTACAGAGCTACCGCCACACGGAAGCTGAGGGGATCCGTTTTGAGCGGCATGGCATGTTCACCATGGACCCTGACCACGCGGACACGGTCTGGTACCACGTGGACAGCGTGGGCCTGCCGCGGGAAGCTCCGATCCGGTGCAGCCTGCATGGCGGAGTGCTCACCGTGGAACGCCGCAACGGCCGGGACACGTCCCGGCACATTTTCCGGGTGGACGACGGCGTGCTGACGCACACGTCCGAGGTCCGTCTGGCCGACGCCGCAGCCTTCGCGCCGTTCATGACCTCCGTCTGCCGCCGTACCTGA
- the moaA gene encoding GTP 3',8-cyclase MoaA — translation MSVQLGMPQPREGAGSDPRVPSLPSRPEGMPAGLMDRYGRRATDMRLSLTDKCNLRCTYCMPAEGLEWLAKQAVMSAEEIVRIVRIGVDMLGVRELRLTGGEPLVRADLLDIISALRQAHPELPISMTTNAVGLDKKAAGLKAAGLSRINVSLDSLHEETFTKLTRRPFLDKVLAGVDAAWAAGLGPVKLNAVLMRGINDAESPSLLAWALDRGYELRFIEQMPLDADHGWTRRNMITAAEIRELLSVDYVLSADPRDRDGAPAERFEVRRRAPGSAEAAGPVLGTVGIIASVTEPFCSDCRRTRITAEGKIMSCLFSREEVDLLGLLREGATDEQLAGRWQDAMWIKPKAHGMDHVGLDAPDFVQPDRSMSAIGG, via the coding sequence ATGAGTGTTCAGCTTGGTATGCCGCAACCCCGGGAGGGCGCAGGTTCCGACCCGCGAGTGCCGTCGCTGCCGTCGCGCCCGGAGGGCATGCCCGCGGGCCTCATGGACCGGTACGGACGCCGCGCCACAGACATGAGGTTGTCCCTGACGGACAAGTGCAACCTGCGCTGCACGTACTGCATGCCGGCCGAAGGCCTCGAATGGCTGGCCAAGCAGGCCGTGATGTCCGCCGAGGAAATCGTCAGAATAGTTCGGATCGGCGTCGACATGCTGGGGGTGCGCGAGCTGCGCCTCACCGGCGGCGAGCCCCTGGTCCGGGCCGACCTCCTGGACATTATCTCCGCCTTGCGCCAGGCGCACCCGGAGCTGCCGATCTCCATGACCACCAACGCGGTGGGGCTGGATAAGAAGGCGGCCGGGCTAAAGGCTGCCGGCCTTTCCCGGATCAACGTTTCGCTGGATTCCCTGCACGAGGAGACTTTCACCAAGCTGACCCGGAGGCCTTTCCTGGACAAGGTATTGGCCGGCGTGGACGCCGCGTGGGCCGCCGGGCTTGGTCCCGTGAAGCTCAACGCCGTCCTGATGCGCGGAATCAACGACGCCGAGTCCCCGTCGCTGCTGGCGTGGGCCCTGGACCGCGGCTACGAACTCCGCTTCATTGAGCAGATGCCGCTCGACGCCGACCACGGCTGGACCCGCCGGAACATGATCACCGCGGCCGAGATCCGCGAACTCCTGTCCGTCGACTACGTGCTCAGCGCCGATCCAAGGGACCGTGACGGTGCACCGGCCGAACGCTTCGAAGTACGCCGCAGGGCCCCGGGTTCCGCCGAGGCCGCCGGCCCCGTGCTGGGAACAGTGGGAATCATCGCCTCCGTCACCGAACCGTTCTGTTCGGACTGCCGCCGCACCCGGATCACGGCTGAGGGCAAGATCATGAGCTGCCTGTTCTCACGCGAGGAAGTCGATCTCCTGGGGCTGCTGCGCGAAGGCGCCACGGATGAGCAGCTCGCTGGGCGCTGGCAGGACGCCATGTGGATCAAGCCGAAAGCCCACGGCATGGACCACGTCGGTTTGGACGCTCCGGACTTCGTCCAGCCGGACCGCAGCATGAGCGCCATCGGAGGCTGA
- a CDS encoding pitrilysin family protein codes for MTVVPLPLVQNHPGDTLIHGADGGSVVRRSVLPGGVRVLTEAMPGQRSATIGFWVGVGSRDEAHGQHGSTHFLEHLLFKGTKRRTALEIASAFDEVGGESNAATAKESTCYFARVLDTDLPMAIDVIADMITGAVLDPQEMEQERDVILEEIAMDSDDPTDVAHEHFVAAVLGTHPLGRPIGGTPEAIRAVARDSVWDHYRRYYRPDELVITAAGGLDHDVVCGLVVDALHQAGWALEAGAAPVERRSTERAHISGTAGLHVVKRPVEQANIIMGCPTIVATDGRRYVMSVLNAVLGGGMSSRLFQEVREKRGLVYSTYSFASSYADAGYFGMYAGCTPSKVRQVVELLGAELDKLAEHGISEDELRKAVGQLCGGIVLALEDTGSRMSRLGRAELVSGEYQDIEETLRQIKSVTVEQVRELAQELAAAPRTVTVVGPFEERETFGL; via the coding sequence ATGACTGTCGTACCCCTGCCGCTCGTGCAGAACCATCCCGGAGACACCCTGATCCACGGAGCCGACGGCGGGTCCGTGGTTCGCCGTTCCGTGCTCCCCGGAGGCGTGCGTGTACTGACGGAGGCCATGCCCGGCCAGCGGTCCGCGACCATCGGCTTTTGGGTTGGCGTGGGTTCACGGGACGAAGCCCACGGGCAGCACGGGTCCACCCATTTCCTGGAGCACCTCCTGTTCAAGGGCACCAAGCGGCGTACCGCGCTGGAAATTGCGTCCGCCTTTGATGAGGTCGGCGGGGAGTCCAACGCGGCCACCGCCAAGGAAAGCACCTGCTATTTTGCCCGGGTTCTCGACACGGACCTTCCGATGGCCATCGATGTCATTGCGGACATGATTACCGGAGCAGTCCTGGACCCGCAGGAGATGGAGCAGGAACGCGACGTCATCCTGGAGGAGATCGCGATGGACAGCGACGACCCCACGGACGTCGCCCACGAGCACTTCGTGGCCGCGGTGCTGGGGACGCATCCGCTGGGACGCCCGATCGGCGGAACACCGGAGGCCATCAGGGCCGTTGCCCGCGATTCCGTCTGGGACCACTACCGCCGGTACTACCGCCCGGACGAACTGGTCATCACCGCGGCCGGCGGGCTGGACCACGACGTCGTTTGCGGACTGGTGGTTGATGCCCTCCACCAGGCGGGCTGGGCGCTGGAGGCCGGCGCCGCACCCGTGGAGCGGCGCTCCACCGAACGGGCCCACATCAGCGGAACCGCCGGACTCCACGTGGTCAAGCGACCCGTCGAGCAGGCAAACATCATCATGGGCTGCCCCACCATCGTCGCCACGGACGGGCGCCGCTACGTCATGAGCGTGCTTAACGCCGTGCTGGGCGGCGGCATGTCCTCGCGCCTGTTCCAGGAGGTACGGGAAAAGCGCGGCCTGGTGTACTCCACCTATTCCTTTGCCTCGTCCTATGCTGACGCGGGCTATTTCGGCATGTATGCGGGCTGCACTCCCTCGAAGGTCCGCCAGGTCGTTGAGCTGCTGGGTGCCGAACTGGACAAGCTGGCGGAGCACGGCATCTCCGAGGACGAACTCAGGAAGGCCGTGGGCCAGCTGTGTGGCGGGATCGTCCTGGCGCTCGAAGACACCGGATCACGGATGTCGCGGCTGGGCAGGGCCGAACTGGTGTCCGGCGAATACCAGGACATCGAGGAGACGCTCCGGCAGATCAAGAGCGTCACCGTGGAGCAGGTACGGGAACTGGCGCAGGAGCTTGCGGCGGCACCCCGGACCGTGACAGTAGTGGGTCCGTTCGAGGAACGCGAAACCTTCGGCCTCTGA
- the rpsO gene encoding 30S ribosomal protein S15 — translation MALDAAVKQSIIKDFATSEGDTGSPEVQVAVLTQRIKDLTEHMKEHKHDFHTQRGLLAMVGRRKRMLTYLKNTDINRYRALIERLGLRR, via the coding sequence GTGGCACTTGACGCCGCTGTAAAGCAGTCCATCATCAAGGATTTCGCAACGTCCGAAGGCGACACCGGTTCACCGGAGGTCCAGGTTGCAGTCCTCACTCAGCGGATCAAGGATCTCACTGAGCACATGAAGGAGCACAAGCACGACTTCCACACCCAGCGCGGTCTGCTGGCCATGGTTGGTCGTCGCAAGCGCATGCTCACCTACCTCAAGAACACTGACATCAACCGCTACCGTGCGCTCATCGAGCGCCTCGGCCTGCGCCGCTAG